The following coding sequences lie in one Pseudomonas sp. B33.4 genomic window:
- a CDS encoding ACT domain-containing protein has product MAGETSLTTLLRSMSPQLNAGEYVFCTLRDGQLPSGVEIIGSFREQEGLTVIVERARAEQAGFSFDYIAAWITLNVHSALEAVGLTAAFATALGKAGISCNVIAGYYHDHLLVGQADADRAMQVLRDLAANAE; this is encoded by the coding sequence ATGGCTGGCGAAACCTCACTGACGACCCTGTTACGCAGCATGAGCCCGCAACTCAACGCCGGCGAATACGTGTTCTGCACCCTGCGTGACGGTCAGTTGCCGAGCGGTGTGGAAATCATCGGCAGCTTCCGTGAACAGGAAGGTTTGACCGTGATTGTCGAACGTGCCCGCGCCGAACAGGCCGGTTTCAGTTTCGATTACATCGCCGCGTGGATCACCTTGAACGTGCATTCGGCGCTGGAAGCGGTCGGCCTCACCGCCGCGTTTGCCACAGCACTGGGCAAGGCCGGGATCAGTTGCAACGTGATCGCAGGTTATTACCACGACCATTTGCTTGTCGGCCAGGCCGACGCCGACCGCGCCATGCAAGTGTTGCGCGATCTCGCAGCCAACGCGGAGTAG